Part of the Marinobacterium rhizophilum genome is shown below.
CGAGGGCGCCAGGGCCCAGATCTGTGCGGGTAGCCTGGGCTGGCTGCTGCTGGTGATGCCGCCGGTGTTGCTGGCGTGGGGCTTGTCAGCCGTACCCCTGGTGGGTGAGCTGGCCGCCGTGCTCGGGTTGTACTGGGCGCTGGGACACCGCAGTTTGAGTGATCATGCACAACCGGTGTTCAGGGCCTTGCAACGGGGCGAAGAAGCCACGGCCCGCGAGCATGCAGCGCGAATAGTGAGTCGGGACGCCGCAACAATGGATATTGAAAAATCAACCATTGAGTCAATCCTGGAAAATGGCAACGATGCGGTGTTTGGCGCCCTGTTCTGGTACGCGGTGGCGGGCCTGCCGGGGGCCGTGCTGTTCCGCCTGGCCAACACCCTGGATGCCAGCTGGGGCTACCGCTCGCCGCGCTACCTGCATTTTGGCCGGGCCAGCGCCCGCATTGACGATGCGCTGAACTGGCTGCCGGCGCGCCTCACCGCGCTGAGCTACACATTGCTGGGCCAGACCCGCGTTGCACTGCGCTGCTGGGATACCCAGGCCCACGCCTGTGACAGTCCCAATGGCGGCCCGGTGATGGCGGCAGGCGCAGGCGCCCTGGGCATTCGCCTGGGCGGGCCTGCGCGCTACCGCGGTCAGTGGCAGCAAAAACCCTGGCTGGGGCTGGGGCCCGATCCGGGCGCGGCCGATATTCCGCGGGCGCTCAGGCTGGTGCGTTCCGCTGTTGCGCTCTGGCTGCTGGTTCTGCTGGCTGCGGGGCTCTTGAGCGCGTTGCACTGACTTTTCGCTAACGCCCATGACTGATTGAATGCGGATACTCACAATGCTGCAACATGGCGGACGCCTGCGGGCGGCGGCCCGACAACAGGGTATTGCACTGCACCACTGGCTGGACCTTTCCACCGGCCTTAATCCCCATGGCTGGCCTGTGCCGGCGCTGGACCCGCAGTGCTGGGCGAGGCTGCCGGAGGAGGGCGACGGTCTGGAAGAAGCCGCCCGTGAGTACTACGGCGCCCAAAACCTGTTACCCGTGGCCGGTTCCCAGGTGGCGATTCAGGCCCTACCACGGCTGCGGGCAAGCTGCAGGGTGGCCATCATGGCACCGGGCTACCGCGAGCACGAACAAGCCTGGCGCGCCGCCGGGCATGCGGTGCAACTGCTGTCTGTGGAGCAGCTGCGCCATGAGTTGCCGGCGTGCGAGGTGCTGGTGCTGATTCATCCGGGCAACCCCGGTGCCGAGCGCTTCAGTGTTGCTGAGCTGCTGGCCTGGCAGGCTGAAATGGCGGCGCGGGGCGGCTGGCTGCTGCTGGACGAGGCCTTTATCGACTGCACGCCAGGGGCAAGCCTGGCCATGCACGCAGGCCGCCCCGGGCTGATCGTGCTGCGCTCGCTGGGCAAGTTCTTTGGCCTGGCCGGTATCCGGGTGGGCTTTGTGCTGGCGCCGCCCGCCGTTCTCACGCCATTGCGTGAACTGCTCGGGCCCTGGTCGATTTCAGGGCCGGCCCGGGCGGTGGCGACCCTGGCACTGCAAGACAAGGCCTGGCAGGACAGCATGCGTGTGCAGCTGGAGGCTGAAAGCAGCAGGCTGTCGGACCTGCTGCGCCAGCATCACTTACCCCCCACTGCGGGCTGCGCCCTGTTTCAGTGGGTCCGTACCCCGCAGGCCCCACAGCTGCACCGGGCGCTGGCCCAGCGGGCCATTCTGACACGCGAATTCGAAAATCCTGCAAGCCTGCGCTTTGGGCTGCCAGCGGATGAAGCCGGCTGGGCCCGGCTGGATAACGCACTGACGGAGATCAACCCATGACTGCCAGAACCCTGATGATCCAGGGCACCACATCCGATGCCGGCAAGAGTACCCTGGTGGCCGGGTTGTGCCGTGTACTGGCGCGCCGGGGCATCGCGGTGGCGCCCTTCAAGCCCCAGAACATGGCGCTCAACAGTGCCGTGACGGTGAATGGCGGCGAGATTGGCCGCGCCCAGGCCGTGCAGGCCCAGGCCTGTTACCTGGCACCGCACACGGACATGAACCCGGTGCTGCTGAAACCCAATTCCGATACCGGCGCCCAGGTGATTATCCACGGCCATGCCATCGCCAATATGGAGGCCGGCATCTATCACGACTACAAAAGGGTTGCCATGCAGGCGGTGCTCGAATCCCACGGCCGTCTATGTGCGCAGTATCGTGCAGTGTTGGTGGAGGGGGCGGGCTCGCCGGCCGAGATCAACCTGCGGGACCGGGATATCGCCAACATGGGCTTTGCCGAGGCGGTGGACTGCCCGGTAATCCTGATTGCCGATATCGATCGCGGCGGCGTTTTTGCGCATTTGGTGGGCACGCTGGAACTGCTGAGCGCATCGGAGCAAGCCCGGGTGGCAGGGTTCGTGATCAACCGTTTTCGCGGTGATATTGCGCTGCTGCAGTCCGGCCTCGACTGGCTCGAAGCGCGCACCGGCAAACCGGTGCTCGGCGTGCTGCCCTATCTGCATGGCCTGCACCTGGAGGCCGAGGATGCGGTGTCACGGGAGCAGCAGAGCCGCCCCGAGGGCGACTGCCTGCGGGTGCAGGTGCCGGTGCTGCCCCATATCAGCAACCACACCGATTTCGATGCGTTGCGCCTGCACCCCCAGGTGGATATCGAGTTCGTCGGTCCTGGCGAACAGCCTGGCCCCGCCGACCTGGTAATCCTGCCGGGTTCAAAATCGGTGCGCAGCGACCTGCGCTGGCTGCGCGAGCAAGGCTGGGAGGCGCATATCCGGCGTCATCTGCGTTACGGTGGCAAGCTTGTCGGTATCTGTGGCGGTTACCAGATGCTGGGCCAGCAGGTGCATGATCCGCTGGGGATTGAAGGCACGCCTGGCAGCAGTGCCGGCCTGGGGTTGCTGGATATTGAAACCCGGCTTGAGGCCCGCAAGCAGTTGCGTAACGTGACGGGCACCCTCAGGCTCAACGGTGCCGCGGTGGCGGGGTACGAAATCCATCTGGGGGTTAGCGAGGGGCCCGGCCTGCAGCGTCCGGCGCTGCAGCTGGACGGCCGGGCCGAAGGTGCCCTGAGCGAGGATGGCCAGATCCTGGGGTCCTATCTCCACGGCCTGTTCGATCAGGCCAGCGCCACCGATGCCCTGCTGGGCTGGGCCGGTTTTGCCGGGGCGCAGACGCCGGATTACCAGGCGCTGCGCGAAGCCGGTATCGATCGGCTGGCGGACTGCCTGGAAACGCACCTGGACCTGGCCGCAGTGGACCGGTTGCTGGGGCTCTGAGTGGCTTGCGTTGCCAATGTCGCCGTGTCGGTCTATCAGGGCATCAGCAACACATAGGCGGCGAACAGCAGCCAGGAAAGCCCCAGTAAACTCCAGGGCAGCGCAGCGCCAGCCCTGGCGGCGGGGGCGCTGGCGTCGGGCTCCGGTGTGTCCTGGGCTTCCTGCGCCTGGGCCTTTACCTGCTTGATCTGCTTGTTCAGTTCCCGCGATCTGGCCTTGTGCTGCTTCTTGTACTCATCAATGCCACGCTGAATGCCCCTGGCGATCAGCTTGGTCTGCTCTTTCGTTTGCCCCGGTTGCTGCGTGGCGCGGGCGACCTTCAGGGCCTCGTCCTGGGTTTCGGGGGAGGGGGCTTTCTGCTTGGAATATCTGACCATCGGTATCTTTTTACCCTGGGTGTGAACCTTGATTGCCAAAGGTGACCGCGATTCGGCGTGGCTTATTCATCGCTACTGGTCCGTGGCTGAGTCAGGCATTGTCGATTTTACGCAAGGGAACTGCTGGCCTGCGAGGTTTCTCTGGGCTTGCTCGGAACATATCGGCAACCTGTCACTGGCCTTAAAACACCGCAAGAACCTGCTTGAACCAGCCGGTCCTCGCTTCGGTCAGCATTCTCGGACTCCTAATCGCTGCTCGAGTCCTGCGATTTGCTCGCGGGCTTGGTTTCCTCAAAGGTATGGAAAAACATCCAGTAACAGTAAAAAACAAAGCCCAGTGACACCATGCCCCAGAACGGACTGTTAGTTACCCACTCGAACACGGACCAGAGCACGCAGAATACGGTCGCGGCAACGCGTCGCCACAGGGGCTGAAAAAAAACCAGGTCCGTTTCGCGCATTAAGCTATTCCTGTAAAGGTAAAAGTCAGGCGCCAGTATAAACGATTTCTATCGTGGCTTAATGGCTGACGTTGACGGGTTAAAACTCAGTCGCCGGGACATGGTCCGGCAGTGTAGGTACTGCAAGGTTGTCTTCAGTGCACAGAATTGGTGTGCCTTCGCCGACCAGAGCCACTGCAGTCAGCGGCGCCAGGTCGATGATCAATTATGAGGGCCCGATGAATGGCAGGCTTTGGCCTGAAAACCTGGCCGGAGTGAGTCGGGCTACCCTGTTTGTCCCACAATTCTTCGAAGAACCAAGTAAAGGGAACCCTGCCAAGGACTCCCTTTTTCTATTGGCCGACTGCGGATGCGTCAGGTTTTCGTGCCAACAGCGATCGGTGATGAGGGGCCCCTTGTGATGGCTTAGGTCGTCAGGTTTTCTTGCTGCGCTTGTTCTGGCGGTGCATGTCGACCACCACGGCCACAACGATAATCGCGCCCTTGATGATGTCCTGGTAGTAGGCATCCACACGCAGGAAGGTGAAGCCGGAGAGCATTACACCCAGGATCAGTGCGCCGATCACGGTGCCGGTGATACGGCCGCGGCCACCGGACAGCGAGACCCCGCCGATTACGGCGGCGGCGATGGCATCCAGTTCGTACATCAGCCCCATGCCGGCCTGGGCGGTCTTGATGCGGGCGATGGCGACCATGGCGGCCAGGCCTGCCAGGAGGCCGGCGATCATGTAGACCTTGATCAGGTGCGACTCGATGTTGATGCCGGATACGCGGGCCGCCTGGGGGTTGGCGCCGATGGCGTAGGTGAACTTGCCGAAGCGGGTGTAGCGCATCACGATATGGAACACGGCGGCGACGACCAGGAAGATGACCACCGGGGCCCAGCGGCCCATGCCGTTACCCAGCATGGCGAAGCTTTCGGTGAAGCCGGAGACCGGGCTGCCATCGGTGTACCAGCGGGCCACACCGCGGGCGGAAACCATCATGCCCAGGGTGGCAATAAAGGGCGGAATCCTGGTTTTGGTGATGAGCCAGCCGTTGACAAAACCGGCGGCGGCGCCAACCGCGAGGCCGACCATCAGCGGGATAAACCAGGGCAGGTCGACCAGGGCCGGGTGAATGATTTTCGGCCAGTTGGCATCCTGGGCAAAGGTGGCGGCGACCATGGCGCTCATGGCCACCACGGAGCCGGATGACAGGTCGATGCCGCCGGTAATGATGACCTGGGTCACGCCCACGGCGATGATGCCGATAACGGAGACCTGCAGAATGATAATCTGCAGGCGGCTCATGTTGCCCAGAAAGCTCTGGCCGACGAGGAACCAGCCGAGCACTTCAAAGAAGGCGGCGATACCGAACAGCACCAGCAGAATGCTGAATTCCTGCGGCAGGCGCTTTTTGGATGGCGCCGCGAGGGTGGCGGCGGGAGCTGTTGTGGTTTGAGTTGACATATCTACCTCTCAAAATTTCCTGAAACGGCGTTAATTGTTATTGGGCAGCCAGGTTCATGACTGCGACCTGACCGGCTTGTGCGCGATCCAGGATTCCGGTGCAGTGGCCCTCGTGCATGACCAGGACGCGGTCGCTCATCCCCAGGACTTCAGGCATTTCGGACGAGATCATGATCACGGCCACGCCCTTGTGGGCCAGCTGGGTAATCAGGCTGTGAATCTCCGACTTGGCCCCGACATCGATGCCGCGGGTCGGTTCATCGAGGATCAGGATTCTGGGGTTGGTCAGCAGCCAGCGCCCGATCAGGACCTTCTGCTGGTTGCCGCCGGACAGGTTCTCGATGCACTCGTGCATGTTCGGCGTTTTTACACGCAACTTCTGACAGATTTCCAGGCAGGCCTTTTCAAGCTTTTCCTCCAGCACGAAGCCGTTTTTCACGAAGTCGTCATGAATGACCGCCAGCTGGGCGTTTTCCTGGATATCCAGCGGCAGGAAGCAACCCGTTTCCTTGCGGTCTTCCGTCAGAAAGGCCATGCCCAGCTTGATGGCATCGTGGGCGCACTGGATGCTGACCGGCTGGCCATTGATCGCGATGCTGCCGGATGTGGCGGGCGTGACGCCGAACAGGGTTTCCGCCACATTGGAGCGGCCCGACCCCACCAGGCCGGCAAAGCCGAGAATTTCGCCAGCGCGCAGGTCGAAGGAGATATTCTCAAATATGCCTTCCAGGCTGAGGTTCTGTACCGACAGCACCACATCGCCCAGTTCTACCTCTTCCTTGGGGAACATCTGGGTGATCTCGCGGCCGACCATCATCTCGATGATGTCGTCGCGGGTCACGTCCGAAGAGGGGTGGGTGGCGATGTAATGGCCGTCGCGAAACACCGAAAACTCGTCGGCGATCTCGAACAGCTCGTTCATTTTGTGGGTGATATAGACAATGCCGATGCCCTGTTCACGCAGGCCGCGAATGATTTCGAACAGGTGCGCCACTTCCTTTTCGGTAATGGCGGAGGTGGGCTCGTCCATGATCAGGACATCGGAATTGAAGGACACCGCCTTGGCGATCTCCACCATCTGGCGGTTGGCCACCGAGAGTTCGCTCACCTCGGCATCCGGGTCCAGATGGATATTAAGTCGGTCAAACAGTTCGGCGGTCATCTGGTGCATCCGGGCGTGATTCACCAGCCCGAAGGCATTGCGCGGTTCGCGGCGAATCCAGATGTTTTCCGCCACCGACATGGAATTCATCAGCAACAGCTCCTGGTGAATCATGGCGATGCCGGCTTGCTGGGCGGCAAGGGGGGTGGCCAGGTGGACGGCTTCACCGCGCAGCCGGATCTCGCCGGCGTCGGGGTGGTAGATGCCGGCGATGATCTTCATCAGGGTCGACTTGCCGGCACCGTTTTCGCCCATCAGGGCATGCACAGTGCCAGGGCGCACGCGCAGCGAGACGTTATCCAGCGCGACGACGCCGGGAAACTCCTTGCGCGCGTTAACCACTTCAAGCACGTACTCGTAGGGTTTTGCGTGCGGCATTGCCTGTTTGGGTGATGCCGCGTCTTGCTGTGATGGGCTAACCATAACCTAACCTCTCCCTTGCGAACTGTTGTTGTTATTTAAGGTAGTTGTTCAGGTTGTCCGGGGTGACCAGCTCAAACGGAACCCATACCTTCTTGTCGGTTTTTTCGCCCTTGGCCAGCTTGATGGCCGTGGTCACGGCGCCGGCTCCCTGGCCGGTGGCGCTCTGATACACGGTGACATCCAGGTCGCCGGCTCGCATGGCGGCCAGTGCATCGGCGGTGGCGTCGATGCCGGCGACGATAACGGAGTCCATGCTGCGGCCCGAGGCTTTCAGTGCCTGGATGGCGCCAATGGCCATTTCATCGTTATTGGAAATGACGGCGTCGAATTCGGTGCCCGCCGCGATCCAGTTGGTCATCAGGTTGTTGCCCTTGGTGCGATCCCACTCGGCAGTCTGCTCGGCAACCACTTCGAGGCCCGCGCATTCCGGCGTGGCGATGACATCGTGGATATCCTTGGTGCGCTGAATGGCGGCCTGGTTGGACAGCTCGCCCATCATGATCAGTACCTTGCCCTTGCCGTTCATCAGACGGCAGACTTCCTGGGTCTGGTAGGTGCCGGATTCCACTTCGTTGGAAGCCACAAATGCCTGGTTGTCGGGCAGCATGTCGATATTGATTGGCTGGCGGTTAACGTAGACCAGTGGGATGCCGGCGGCGATGGCGTCGTCACTCATGGAGACGGTGGCGTCGGTATCAACCGGGTTGACGATGATGGCATCGACGCCCGAAGCGATGAAATTCTGAATCTGGTTGAGCTGGGTACCGACTTCGTTCTTGGCATCTTCGATCTGAATCTGGACACCTTCCTGCTCGGATTGCTTCTCGATACCGTTGCGCAGGGTCGTAAGGAAGTTGTCGTCAAACAGTGCCATGGATACGCCGATCTTGAGGCTGTCCGCCATCGCAGCGGGAGCGGCGAGAACGGCGCTGAGCGTGGCGCAGAGCAGAGCTTTTTTGGTGCTGATCATGACTTTCTCCTGATAGGACTTCAGTCTGGAATGAGTTGGAACGCCCATTCCAGCCGTCTATTTATAATTGTTATGGTTCAAGTCGCATCACCGGGCCTGCGCTGCCGCCCCAGGGGTCATGGTTATGCGGTCTGTCCATCCTGTGGCCCGAATAACGCAGCAGTGCAGTGTCCTGTGCAGTGTCTTGCATGGTGTTCTGCACAGAGCCTGTTGCGATGCCATTGCTTGAACACACCCCGATTCTATGAAATTTATATTCTGATTGGTAGTGTTAATAGAATAAATATTCTGTTTCTGTCGATTCAGCTGTTCCATTTCCGGGTGCTGCGCTGCCGGAGCCCAGGGAGTACGGGCCCTGGATGCCCGCTGGCCAGCGGGCGCATCGGCACGTTTTTGATGTTGTGCAGAACAGGTGGTCAGACGGAACATCAGCAATTTTCCGCCGTGTACAGGATAAAGGGCAGGACGGGGGGAGCGGCTGGCGCCGGGCTGCCGTTGTCCCGCTGTTGCAGGGCCGCGAGCAGCTGGCTGATGCTGTCGTCGGCCAGCTGGCGCAGGGGTGTCGACACGACCAGGGTGACGACGCCATCGATCAGGGCCTGGCGGGCTTCGGGGGTCAGTTCCTGGATGATGACGCACAGTGGCCGCTCGAGCTGCGCTTCCCTGAGCGCACGCAGCACGCCTTCGGTGCCGCCGCTGGCCACATACAGGCCGCACAGGTCCGGCTGCTGGTGGATCAGTGTCCGGGTACCGCGATAGGCGATGTCTGCGTCGTCCAGGCTTACCAGGTGCTCCAGCACCTCGATCTGGGGTGCCTGCTCGCGACAGTAGGAACGAAAGCCCATTTCGCGCAATTCGTGGCCGACGAAGCGATGGCTGCCCACGAAGATACCCACCTTGCCCGCCTGCCTTGTCAGCTGCGCCATGGCCCAGCCGGCGCTGCGACCTACCTTGCGGTTGTCCAGGCCCATGTAGGGGCGCATCGGGTTGCTACCCAGTGGCGACAACAGTGCCACCACCGGGATACCGCGGGCTTCTGCCGCTTCGATTGCGCCCAGGATGGTCGGGTGCTCGTAGCACACCAGCGCCAGTGCATCGCAGTTTTCTGCCAGCTGGTCTATCTGGCGGGCCAGGGCGCGGGGGCCTGAATCATCTATAAAGGCAAACTGCGCGCGCCCGAGCATCCGGGGCTGCAGGTCAGCGCGGGTCTGCAACGCCTGTTCCAGCACCTGGTGTAGTTCCCGGTAGAACGGCTGTTGCACGCTCTGCAACAGAAATCCTAGCCGGTACGGGCGGGTATCGCTGGTGGTGTCCGGCTGTACATCGCTGACTGGATAGCCCGTGAGCCGGGCGGCGTCGAGCACGCGTTCGGCGGTTTTGTTTTTCACGGGGGCGCGCCTGTTCAGCACGCGGTCTACAGTGGATACGCTCAGGCCGGCGGCCCGCGCAACATCGGTTATGGTCGGGCGACTGGACATGGTATTGATCACTATTGCTATATTTATGGCCGCAATAATGAGAGAAATGAAAGATTATGTCAAAGCGGGTATTGCTGATTTTACGCGGTAAAATTCGGCTTAACCGCAGGGTTGGGTGGCATTGCCTGTCATTGAGTGAATGTCTTTCACGCAGCTGGAATTAAAAAAGACATATTTTTCATGTCATTTTAATTGAAATAAAAATTCCAGAAAGTATAGTGATCGGTATGTTTATTCCGTATGGCGCCAGGCAGGTAATCCGCCACGCAAGGCGCGGGTTACAGGCCGGGTCCTAAAGCTGATAGGTACAATAATATGAAAATCGCCCTTGATCCTTACATGCACCGCCACCTGTCGTTGCCCGAGATCTGCCGCCTGACGGCTGAACTGGGTTACGAGCATATCGAACTGTCGCCCCGGGCGGATTTTCTGCAGTGGTGGACGCGCCCGCGGGTGTACCCTGAGCGCATTCAGGCCTTCAAGAAGGCCATGAAGGATCACGGTGTGGGCCTGGCGACGCTGCAGCCCATGTACCGCTGGTCCAGCCCCTACGAGGACGAGTGGGCAATGGCGATGGACAACTGGAAACGCACCATCGAAATCGCCGTGGAGATGGACGCGCCCCTGCTGATTTCCGAGTTCGGCCGTGGTGGTTCCCCCGAGCGCTCTGGCGCTGACCGCAGCGGGCGCCATACGCCCGAAGCCTGCGAGAACGCCTTCTGGCGCTCAATGGATGTGCTGGTCCCGATACTGGAGCGTGAAGGCCTGACGCTCAGCGTCGAGCCGCACCCCGAAGACTGGGTCGAAACCATGGACCCGGCCGTCGAGATCATCAAGACCATCAAGTCCAAGGCGCTGAAGTGCTCCTACATCGCGCCGCATTCGTTCTACTACGGCGATGATATGGCCCAGTCCATCCGTGCCACCCGGGACATACTGGTGCATGCTCGCGTGGCCGATACTTTCAACCACAAGGCATCGTCCAACCTGCGCTACATCGTCAACCCGCCGGGCTCCCAGGCACGGGTGCATCAGCACCTGGATATGGGCGAAGGCGAGATCGACTGGGATGTCTTCTTCAGCACCCTGGCGGAGATCGGTTTCGATGGCGTGCTGTCGAGCTGCGTGTTTGCCTGGGAAGAGCGGGCCGAAGCCTCATCGCGCTACATGCGTGATGAAGTCCAGCGTTACGTCGACAAGTATTTCAAGTAGTTGCGGGTCCACCCGCAGGGGGTGATATCAGGCGCCCCCGTGTCTGTAAAAAACTAATAATCCAACAAAGACGAGTCCGCTATGACAATCAACATAGGTGTAATCGGTACAGGCGCAATTGGCGAGGATCACGCTCGCAGAATCACCCAGACGCTGGCAGGTGGCCAGGTCGTGGCGGTCACGGATGTAAACCAGGAACAGGCACGCGGCGTGGTTGAGCGCCTGGGCCTGCAGGCCGAGGTCTATGCCAACGGCATGGAACTGATCGCCGCCGACAATGTGGACGCCATCCTGGTGTGCTCCTGGGGCCCGACCCACGAGGAATTCGTGCTGGCCGCCATTGCCGCCGGCAAGTATGTGTTCTGTGAAAAGCCCCTGGCGGTGACCGCCGAAGGCTGTCTGAACATCGTCAAGGCGGAAGTGGCTGCCGGCAAGCGCCTGGTGCAGGTAGGCTTCATGCGCCGCTACGACAAGGGCTACCAGATGCTCAAGCAGTCCATCGACAGCAATGACATCGGCGCGCCGCTGATGCTGCACTGCGCCCACCGCAACCCCACGGTGCCGGATCGTTATGTCACCAGCATGGCAATCGTCGATACCGCCATTCACGAGCTGGATGCGCTGCGCTGGCTGCTGGATGACGACTACAAGAGCATGCAGGTGGTGTACCCAAGGCGCACCAAGAACCGTTTCGAGCACCTGGCGGACCCGCAGATCCTGCTGATCGAAACCCTCAAGGGTGTGCGTATCGACCTGGAAATTTTCGTCAACTGCCAGTACGGCTACGACATCCAGTGCTCTGTGGTGGGTGAGGAAGGCATTGCCAACCTGCCGGAACCCCAGAGCCTGCAGATGCGCAAGGGCGCCAAACTGTCCCACGAAATCCTGGTGGACTGGAAAGACCGCTTTATCGAGTCCTACGACGTGGAACTGCAGGACTTTATCCGTGGCTGCGAGCAAGACAGCATCGGCGGGCCCAGCTCCTGGGACGGTTACGCCGCCGCCGTGGCTGCCGACGCCGCGGTAACGGCGCAGGAAAGCGGCCAGGTTGAGCCCGTGGTCATGGTCGAACGCCCGTCATTCTATAGCTGAGCCGTGGCCCCCGTTTTCCACTAATTGCCCTTATCCGTCGCTCCCGTGCGCGAGCGACGGATCAACCCAGGATATAAGTCATGCAGCCAGTAAAATTCTCCCTCAACCACATGGTTGCCCCATCCATGACGGCGTTCGAATTGCTCGACGCCGCCAGGGCACTGGGCCTCAAGGCGGTCGAACTGCGCAACGATGTGCAGCACAACAGCCTGAGCGAACTGGAAAACGCCCGCGCCATTGGCGCCCGGGCGCAGGAGCTGGGTATTGAAATCCTCAGTATCAACGCGCTCTATCCGTTCAATATCTGGAATGATGAACGGGCAGAGGCCGCCGAACACCTGGCGCAACTGGCCCATGCCTGCGGCGCCCAGGGCCTGGTCATGTGCCCGCTGAACGATGCTGCCTATACCGTATCCGCCGAAGAAAAGCAGGCAGGTCTGCTGCAAGCGCTGGCGGCGATCAAGCCGATTCTGGAGAGATACAACCTCAAGGGGTTTATCGAGCCGCTGGGGTTCCCGATCTCGTCCCTGCGCCTGAAGCGGGATGCCGTGGCGGCCATCGAAGCGCTGGATGCCGCGGATCGCTTTGGGCTGGTGCACGATACCTTCCATCACCAGGGCGCGGCGGAACACGAACTGTTCCCGCAGCACACCGGGCTGGTGCATATCTCCGGTGTGGAAGACCCTGCCATCTCCTTCGACGACATGCTGGATGCCCATCGCGTGCTGGTGGGGCCGAAGGATCGCCTGGGCAATGTCGGCCAGATCCGGGCGTTGCTGGCGGCTGGCTTCAGTGGTTACATTTCGTTTGAACCCTTTTCCAGTGACATCACCGGCCTGGCGGAGCCCTTGGTGGCGCTGGAGCAGAGCATCCGCTATATCAGTCAGCGGCTGGAGGTCGCCTGAGAAGGATGGCCTGATCATTTGTCTGCTAACTAAATAACTTAAGCACGAAAAGGGAGCCTGCGGGCTCCCTTTTCGTCGTCATTTCCGAGCCACTTCCAATCGATCTGACCTGTGCCACCAGGCGCATCCAAGCCGGTTGAATTCAAGACTGGCAGCCCCCCTGATACTGCCGGGATGGACTCTTCTTCGGCTTAGGGGCCTATCGGCGGAC
Proteins encoded:
- a CDS encoding cobyric acid synthase produces the protein MTARTLMIQGTTSDAGKSTLVAGLCRVLARRGIAVAPFKPQNMALNSAVTVNGGEIGRAQAVQAQACYLAPHTDMNPVLLKPNSDTGAQVIIHGHAIANMEAGIYHDYKRVAMQAVLESHGRLCAQYRAVLVEGAGSPAEINLRDRDIANMGFAEAVDCPVILIADIDRGGVFAHLVGTLELLSASEQARVAGFVINRFRGDIALLQSGLDWLEARTGKPVLGVLPYLHGLHLEAEDAVSREQQSRPEGDCLRVQVPVLPHISNHTDFDALRLHPQVDIEFVGPGEQPGPADLVILPGSKSVRSDLRWLREQGWEAHIRRHLRYGGKLVGICGGYQMLGQQVHDPLGIEGTPGSSAGLGLLDIETRLEARKQLRNVTGTLRLNGAAVAGYEIHLGVSEGPGLQRPALQLDGRAEGALSEDGQILGSYLHGLFDQASATDALLGWAGFAGAQTPDYQALREAGIDRLADCLETHLDLAAVDRLLGL
- a CDS encoding sugar ABC transporter substrate-binding protein, with translation MISTKKALLCATLSAVLAAPAAMADSLKIGVSMALFDDNFLTTLRNGIEKQSEQEGVQIQIEDAKNEVGTQLNQIQNFIASGVDAIIVNPVDTDATVSMSDDAIAAGIPLVYVNRQPINIDMLPDNQAFVASNEVESGTYQTQEVCRLMNGKGKVLIMMGELSNQAAIQRTKDIHDVIATPECAGLEVVAEQTAEWDRTKGNNLMTNWIAAGTEFDAVISNNDEMAIGAIQALKASGRSMDSVIVAGIDATADALAAMRAGDLDVTVYQSATGQGAGAVTTAIKLAKGEKTDKKVWVPFELVTPDNLNNYLK
- a CDS encoding ABC transporter permease; this translates as MSTQTTTAPAATLAAPSKKRLPQEFSILLVLFGIAAFFEVLGWFLVGQSFLGNMSRLQIIILQVSVIGIIAVGVTQVIITGGIDLSSGSVVAMSAMVAATFAQDANWPKIIHPALVDLPWFIPLMVGLAVGAAAGFVNGWLITKTRIPPFIATLGMMVSARGVARWYTDGSPVSGFTESFAMLGNGMGRWAPVVIFLVVAAVFHIVMRYTRFGKFTYAIGANPQAARVSGINIESHLIKVYMIAGLLAGLAAMVAIARIKTAQAGMGLMYELDAIAAAVIGGVSLSGGRGRITGTVIGALILGVMLSGFTFLRVDAYYQDIIKGAIIVVAVVVDMHRQNKRSKKT
- the cbiB gene encoding adenosylcobinamide-phosphate synthase CbiB, with the translated sequence MDSGLLLSDSLLRTAIIMLAAVMLDWVLGEPPLRWHPLVAFGRLVARLEQLLHGRRGEGARAQICAGSLGWLLLVMPPVLLAWGLSAVPLVGELAAVLGLYWALGHRSLSDHAQPVFRALQRGEEATAREHAARIVSRDAATMDIEKSTIESILENGNDAVFGALFWYAVAGLPGAVLFRLANTLDASWGYRSPRYLHFGRASARIDDALNWLPARLTALSYTLLGQTRVALRCWDTQAHACDSPNGGPVMAAGAGALGIRLGGPARYRGQWQQKPWLGLGPDPGAADIPRALRLVRSAVALWLLVLLAAGLLSALH
- a CDS encoding sugar ABC transporter ATP-binding protein; its protein translation is MVSPSQQDAASPKQAMPHAKPYEYVLEVVNARKEFPGVVALDNVSLRVRPGTVHALMGENGAGKSTLMKIIAGIYHPDAGEIRLRGEAVHLATPLAAQQAGIAMIHQELLLMNSMSVAENIWIRREPRNAFGLVNHARMHQMTAELFDRLNIHLDPDAEVSELSVANRQMVEIAKAVSFNSDVLIMDEPTSAITEKEVAHLFEIIRGLREQGIGIVYITHKMNELFEIADEFSVFRDGHYIATHPSSDVTRDDIIEMMVGREITQMFPKEEVELGDVVLSVQNLSLEGIFENISFDLRAGEILGFAGLVGSGRSNVAETLFGVTPATSGSIAINGQPVSIQCAHDAIKLGMAFLTEDRKETGCFLPLDIQENAQLAVIHDDFVKNGFVLEEKLEKACLEICQKLRVKTPNMHECIENLSGGNQQKVLIGRWLLTNPRILILDEPTRGIDVGAKSEIHSLITQLAHKGVAVIMISSEMPEVLGMSDRVLVMHEGHCTGILDRAQAGQVAVMNLAAQ
- a CDS encoding DUF2956 family protein; protein product: MVRYSKQKAPSPETQDEALKVARATQQPGQTKEQTKLIARGIQRGIDEYKKQHKARSRELNKQIKQVKAQAQEAQDTPEPDASAPAARAGAALPWSLLGLSWLLFAAYVLLMP
- the cobD gene encoding threonine-phosphate decarboxylase CobD, whose translation is MRILTMLQHGGRLRAAARQQGIALHHWLDLSTGLNPHGWPVPALDPQCWARLPEEGDGLEEAAREYYGAQNLLPVAGSQVAIQALPRLRASCRVAIMAPGYREHEQAWRAAGHAVQLLSVEQLRHELPACEVLVLIHPGNPGAERFSVAELLAWQAEMAARGGWLLLDEAFIDCTPGASLAMHAGRPGLIVLRSLGKFFGLAGIRVGFVLAPPAVLTPLRELLGPWSISGPARAVATLALQDKAWQDSMRVQLEAESSRLSDLLRQHHLPPTAGCALFQWVRTPQAPQLHRALAQRAILTREFENPASLRFGLPADEAGWARLDNALTEINP